One Candidatus Poribacteria bacterium DNA segment encodes these proteins:
- a CDS encoding transporter substrate-binding domain-containing protein: protein MSEPTLTTAGEDCILASPHPNNYGLYYKVMDMPNSRYNRRISIQFQIFALLMFITAMLSGCERVQQIVAPQKVSAIETCTDGTRVLKVGFYAYFAPISYSAEEDPASTAFNTHLGYEADLLSALEAMKGTGLTFSRRAIAEWDGIWLKSAEPTYDIIGGGITILESRTQDVTGTPLITFTSGHIKFRQTLLVRAADAERLSSHAALNSGVRVGALSGTTGEERLLQLTKLVDEDGILMSGTRIEMDDGTLVISDGTAAYTITAARSSPNLKGRRHLYPPTANMPQIIYLGNELGESELLDALAAGSIDAIARGEIGNQNTVHASNGAFVITAFDEQVEYGGFTLALEDAALAACIDKKLNYLTNNKSIGYGEWLQDPLVFMKRTEQWNIETE, encoded by the coding sequence GTGAGCGAACCAACCCTCACTACTGCTGGCGAGGATTGTATCCTCGCCTCTCCGCATCCAAATAATTATGGGCTTTACTATAAAGTTATGGATATGCCAAACTCACGTTATAATAGGAGAATTTCAATACAATTTCAAATCTTTGCCTTACTCATGTTTATAACAGCGATGCTTTCAGGGTGTGAGCGAGTTCAACAAATTGTCGCACCACAAAAGGTATCTGCGATTGAAACTTGCACAGACGGAACCCGCGTCCTGAAGGTCGGCTTTTATGCCTATTTCGCGCCTATTAGTTACAGTGCCGAAGAAGACCCCGCTTCGACTGCGTTCAATACGCATCTTGGATACGAAGCAGATTTATTGAGTGCCCTTGAAGCGATGAAAGGAACAGGTTTGACGTTTTCTCGCAGGGCTATCGCTGAATGGGATGGCATCTGGCTGAAGTCTGCTGAACCGACGTATGATATTATCGGCGGCGGCATCACGATTCTGGAATCTCGGACGCAGGACGTGACAGGGACACCGCTTATCACTTTTACGTCCGGACATATCAAGTTTCGGCAAACACTTCTGGTTCGCGCTGCGGATGCGGAACGTCTCTCTTCGCATGCTGCTCTCAATAGCGGAGTCCGTGTTGGGGCACTTTCTGGCACAACAGGAGAAGAGCGTTTACTTCAACTCACAAAACTTGTGGATGAAGACGGCATCCTTATGTCCGGAACCCGGATAGAAATGGATGACGGCACTCTGGTGATTTCCGACGGCACAGCAGCTTATACGATTACAGCCGCGAGGTCATCTCCAAATCTGAAAGGGAGGCGACATCTCTATCCACCTACGGCAAACATGCCGCAAATCATCTATCTTGGCAACGAATTGGGGGAGTCGGAGTTGCTTGATGCACTTGCTGCGGGCAGTATTGACGCGATCGCGAGAGGTGAGATCGGGAACCAGAACACTGTGCATGCTTCAAATGGAGCGTTTGTTATCACCGCGTTTGATGAGCAGGTAGAATATGGAGGATTTACGCTCGCTCTTGAAGATGCTGCTCTTGCCGCCTGTATTGATAAAAAACTTAATTATCTGACAAACAACAAAAGCATTGGTTATGGAGAATGGTTACAGGATCCGTTGGTATTCATGAAACGCACCGAGCAATGGAATATCGAGACGGAATAG
- a CDS encoding LamG domain-containing protein, which yields MKNLRNMPIFAFLFLFVLILLNAAAVPPPSPAGGNYLALDGVDDQAILDFETFGFLIPKGTDEFTFEAWVYPIKLPGENIPIILSQQVRMYAWTPRQQGDFRLMGAVHLDHAVGHTVAFSMLTKVPPNQWYHIALQAEGRQRALIVNDFVRILGGGTPLTDDISHTGHPQDFTIGGFGEKIKTDMHGDHFWGHFAGYIDEVRISKVARYNIARRDFTPRKKFKNDAKTVALWHFDEARGAREFSDTSGNAYHLVGKNGAQTDGEFAAVEAEGKLATVWGRLKR from the coding sequence ATGAAAAATCTACGAAATATGCCAATTTTTGCTTTCCTTTTTCTGTTCGTTTTAATTCTGCTGAATGCTGCAGCGGTTCCACCGCCATCGCCCGCGGGTGGGAATTATTTAGCCCTTGATGGAGTGGACGACCAGGCCATTTTGGACTTTGAAACGTTCGGTTTCCTCATACCAAAAGGCACAGATGAATTCACCTTTGAGGCGTGGGTATATCCAATCAAGCTGCCTGGCGAGAATATACCAATAATTCTCAGCCAACAGGTGCGGATGTATGCCTGGACCCCTCGTCAGCAGGGAGATTTCAGACTAATGGGTGCAGTGCACCTTGATCATGCCGTAGGGCATACAGTAGCGTTCAGCATGCTAACTAAAGTTCCCCCGAATCAATGGTATCATATCGCCCTTCAAGCAGAAGGGAGACAGAGGGCACTCATCGTTAACGATTTCGTGCGCATCTTAGGGGGAGGAACGCCTCTTACAGACGATATCTCACACACCGGGCATCCACAGGATTTTACAATCGGAGGGTTTGGAGAGAAAATTAAGACTGATATGCACGGCGATCATTTTTGGGGTCATTTTGCTGGCTATATTGATGAGGTCCGCATCTCAAAGGTTGCGCGTTACAATATTGCCAGACGCGATTTCACGCCGCGCAAAAAGTTTAAGAATGACGCAAAAACGGTTGCATTGTGGCATTTTGATGAGGCGAGGGGAGCACGCGAGTTCTCAGATACATCAGGCAACGCCTATCATCTGGTCGGTAAAAATGGCGCGCAAACCGATGGCGAATTTGCAGCAGTTGAGGCAGAAGGAAAACTTGCGACGGTATGGGGACGACTGAAGCGATGA